The genome window ACCAGCTTGGCCGAGTCGCCCTGATTTTTCAGCTCCATCTGGATCAACTGCCCAAGCTGCTGATGCTTAACCGGTTTGGTGAGAATAGCGGCGAATAGATCTTTGAAAGTATGCCGTTTTTCGTCGCCTACCGAGCTAAGCAGGAAAAGAGGCAATGTTGGGAAGCGCCGCTTAATGATCCCGGCCAGCGTAACGCCATCCATTTCAGGCATTTGCTGATCCGTAATGATCAGGTCGAATTTCATGCCGCTATCCAGAATTTCGAGCGCCTGTTGTCCCGAAGACGCAAGCGTGGGCACCAGTTTCCATTGCTCCATTTGTGCATGGAAAATCCGCAGATTGGTCTCATTATCATCAACGACCAGGACTGCTTTGCCGTCGTTTTCAGATGTATTGAAATGCACATATTGCCGCTGGGATTCATGACTGACCTGTGCCTGGATAGAAAAATGGAAGCTGGTTCCCTTGCCAGGCTTGCTGTCAACACTGATTGTTCCGCCCATCAGTTCCACGAGCCGCTGACTGATCACCAGCCCGAGTCCCGTGCCTCCGTACTTGCGCGTATGAGACGAGTCGACCTGTGAGAAGGCTACAAACAGGCGATCCAGCTTGTCTGCCGGGATGCCTATGCCCGTATCTTGAACCTGAAAGCTGATTTCCAGTTCGTCATCACTGACATACTTAACCAGTTTTACAATCACCAGAATTTCACCCTCATGCGTGAACTTGATCGCATTCCCGACAAGGTTGATCAGGATCTGGCGCAACCGCTGGCTGTCGCCGATGATCTGGTTAGGAACCTGCGGACTGATCTGGTAAACAAGATCCAGACCAATTACCGCCGCTTTGGAAGAAAATATATCCAAAACCGCCTCAATACAATCGCGAAGATTGAAACTAATGTGTTCCAGCTCCATATTCCCCGACTCAATCTTCGAGAAATCCAGGATATCATTAATTACCATGAGCAAACTGTCACCACATTTGATAATGGTGTCTGTATACTCGGTTTGTTCCTCATTCATAGGCGTTTGCGCCAGCAGCAACGCCATACCAATCACCCCATTCATAGGCGTGCGGATCTCATGGCTCATCGTAGCCAGAAACACGCTTTTGGCCATGTTCGCTTTTTCCGCTTCCTGCCTTGCCACCAGTTCTCTTTCGTGCTGGTTCTGCAAACGGGAATTCATTGTTTGCAGGTCGGCGGATTGCAGTTCAAGTTCATGCTTTTGCCGGATCACCTCAACGGTGCGTTCTTCAACCTGCTTTTGCAATAAATCCTTTTGCTTTTTCATAGCGCCGATCCGCCAGCGGTAGAACCAATAAATAAGGCCTGCTGCCAACAAAACCGCCAATGTGCGGAACCATAGCGTTTTCCAGAATGGCGGCGTAACGTGCAGGACAATGCTTGTTCCCTGGTCGTTCCATACTCCATCATTATTGGAAGCTTTTACTTTGAAAACATATTTACCAGGATCGAGATTGGTGTAAGTTGCTTTTCTGTTCGTTCCGCTGTAAATCCAGTCCTTGTCAAAACCAACGAGTTGGTATGCATACTGGTTCTTTTCAGAAAGTGTGTAATTCAGCGCGGTAAATTCAAAGGAAAGCATGGACTGCGCGTAGGAAACGGTAATTTCTTTGGCTACGCTGATGTGATTTTTTAAAGGCGATCCCTCCTCCTGGTTTTTGATGGGTTGATTGAAAATCTGAAAATCAGTGATAAAGACGGGTGGGACGTATGCATTGTACTTAATGCTGTCGGGATGGAAAAAATTGAGCCCATATTGCCCTCCGACATATATGACTCCCTTTTTGTTTTTAAACAGGGAAAGACGGTTAAAAGAACCTTGCTGCAAGCCATCACTGAAATCGAAGTTGCGGAATTCACCGGTTTTTGGATTAAACCTGGAAAGGCCCTTATTAGAACTTATCCAGAGCAAGCCCCTGTCGTCCTCAGTAATTGCCTGAACGACATTATTAGGCAAGCCATCCGATTGCTGATAATGCTTAAAAGTATTGGTTTTCTTGTCTAACAAATTGAGCCCGCCACTGGTCGCAACCCAAATGTGCCCGTTTTTATCCTCATAAATAGCATTGACCTGGTTATTGGACAAGCTTGTGATTTGTGCAGGATCCGATGTGAATTTGGTAAACTGGTTGGTTTTCTTATTGTAACGGTTCAGCCCGCTTCCCTCGGTTCCTACCCAGAGATTCCCAGCAGAATCCATCAATAACGAGAGAACCATGTCGCTGCTGATAGAGCCCCGAACATTGGCGTCGGCCCGGAATTGCGTCAAGTTCCCCGAAGTTCTATCGTATTTCAGCAAACCTCTCGACGTGCCGATCCACAGGCAATGCTCGCTTTCATCATTGATCATCACGTGAACGTTGGCATAAATTGTAGAAGCCGGATTTTCACTTTGATTTAAGTTCTTAAATGCATTGATTTTCTTATCATACAAACTCAAACCGCCCTTGTAATTTCCCACCCATATGTTTCCGTCAGCGTCCTCGCAAATAGCGATTGCGTAATTACTCGCGATGCTGCTTTCGTTTTTAGGATTGTGTGTAAAATAAGTGGTCTGGCTGGTTTCAAGGTTCACCACGTTCACTCCTCCTCCATCTGTCCCGGCCCATATCTTTCCCTCATTGTCTTCAATAACAGTGAGTACGTTATCGTTATTCAGGCTTTTCGGATCGTTAATGTTCGTTTTCAACAAGCCAAATTTCAATGGTTCCCGGTCCATTACATTAATCCCGCCGCTATAAGTGCCGACCCACATGGTGCCCTGCGGATCGCAAAACATGCTGTATATCGATCCATTATTTAGCCCGCTCGCATCGTCCTTGTCATATTTGTAATGGGCAAATTGGTTGTTTTCCTGCAACACGTTGATCCCCCCGTTCCTGGTTCCTACCCAAAGTCTGTGGTTTTTGTCCTCTTCCAGCGAGATAACATCATTATGAGATAGTCCCGTCGGTTGCTGATCATTGTGCCGGAAAATGGTAAATGTTTTTCCGTCCGCATTCAAAAGATTAAGGCCTCCGCCCTCACTCGCCACCCAAATTCTGCCGCGCGAATCTTCCAGAACCTCATTCAGATCATTGCTGCTCAGGGATGCCGGATTTTGAGGATCGTTTTTGTAAATGACAAACTTTTTTGCAGCCGCATCGAAACGGTTTAGCCCGCCACCGCTGGTGGTTATCCAGACTTTCCCCTTCCGATCGACCGTAATGTCGCTCACCACATTGTGGCTCAAACTGCCGGCAACGCGAGGACTATTTGAATAATTTTGAAATGTGTTCTTTTCCGGATTAAAGACGCTGACACCTCCTCCTATGGTGCCCAGCCAGAGATTTCCAGCCTTATCCTGATCAATGGCGTGCACCTTATTGTGGCTGACGGTGTTGTTATCCCCAGCTTTGTGCAGATAGTTTGTGAAGGTCTCCTGTTCACTGTCAAACCGGCTCAGCCCTCCATCGTCCGTCCCGATCCAGAGCCTGCCCTGTTTATCCTCGAATATCGTATGAATATAATTGTGGCTGATGCTCTGCGGGTTACGGGGATCATTCCGGTAAACTGTGAATTTGTAACCATCAAACTTATTCAGCCCGTCCTGGGTGCCAAACCACATAAAACCGCGCCTGTCTTTCACAATGCAGGTCACATTGTTTTGAGATAAGCCGTTTCCGGTAGTTAAATGTCGGAATATTGCTTGCTTATGCTGAGCGAACGAAGGGGTAAATAAGTAAAGAAGAGAAAAGAGGAGCGTAAAGGTTTTATGCATGCAGGGTCACATTCAATTTACAACTATTTCTACGTAAATTAAATGTAAATTATCACTCTGCAAATATATTTTGTAAATAAAAGTTCAAGGATTGGCAGCAACATTACGCGCTCGCTTTGTAACCCATCACATCTTTAATTTCACCTGCCAACAATTCAATGGTGCTAGGCTTTGAAATAACCTTCATCACACCGAAAGATTGATAGTTGGGAAGATCACTCACTTTCAGGCCGGTTAGAATAACAATATCCACATGGTTTACGCCCAGTGCCTCATTGATTGCAAACAGGCATTTTGGAAGCTCCATCTTCGGCATGTTGAAGTCAAGAAAAATATTATCTGGCAAAGGAAAAAGCCTGTCCTTTATTTTGTTAACCGCATCCTGACAGTTGAAGGAATGCTCGCAAGTGGCTTTTGGGTAAGCCATTTCCAATGCAAATTCAAATATATCATGATCATCCGGATCATCGTCGATAAGTAATATGCTGTTATTCATTTTAGTGTAATCCGTTCCACACACAGTTTCAAAGCGGGAGTGTAAAATAACCGTTCCCAGGATCCTGTTCTCGAGGAAAAACTACTGTCACCAATTTTATATTTTTTTATACTTTTTAACGAACCCTTAAAAGTTCGGCTTTCCCTGCTGCAATACCTTTGTTGCCATCAAATATTCACATCAATCATTTAAAAAGGTAACTACTCAAATCCAATGAAAAATCACTTATTCAAAACAGTTAGCTGTGGCTTAATGCTCGGCGCGGTCTTATTCTCAACAAGTTGCAAGGATCAGGAAATCCTGTCCGAAAACGAAAAAGTCGAGCTCGACGGTTCGGACGAGTCGGCTAAACTAGGTGTGCCTACCAAATTTGACGAGGTGGCATTTGCAAATCGCATTGAAACGTATCTGGAAAATAAGGTTGCGGGATTTGGCTATTCCATCATTAAAGACGGGAAAGAATTTTACGTGAACAATGGTGGGGACGGCTACGCCAGAAAGAAGATCGAGTCAAACTTCGAATTTCATGGCGCCAACGCTAGGCAGGAAATTGTTGCCGCTACGCAATATGTAACAGCGGTGGCCGTCATGCGGGTTTTGGAAAAATATAACTTAACGCTCGGACACACTGTTCACAATTATTTGCCCAAGGGCTGGGTGCCAAGTGCAAGCTTTAAAGCGCTGACATTTGAACGGCTACTTGCACACCGCACTGGATTGATCGATTATGCCAATCTGAATGACCTGGAAAAAACAGTTGAAGGTCCGATAAACACAACCGTTTTTAATGAAAAGGCCTACCAGTTCTCTGATGCGAATTATGAGTTGCTGGCATTGATCCTACCGTATGTACATGCGAAAGAGTTAGCCAAACAAGGCGATAGCGGACTATTGAATACACTAAATTCTCAACCAACGAATTCGAGTGTCTATTACGTAGCGACCACGATTTATGGAAATTTTGTAAGGACCTATGTTTTTGGCGCAGCCGGACTGGAACATGCAGACAAAATAGAATGGCGAGCCTGGTCTCCGACAGGGCCACTTAGCGCGGAAAAAGCAACGAAGGGATATCCGTCCAGATCCGGCTCAGAACCAGGCTTGCTGAAGGAAGATAACCTGATTAATGGTGGTGCTACGGGCCTGTATATCAGCGCTTCCCAATTTGCAAAGCTGCAATATGCGGTTAAGACATTTAAGGTGATAAAAATGGAATCCGTATTTGCGATGAAAAACAAGCTCCTCGGATTTGACGGCAAGCTGAACGGATCTAAGGGCGCTTATTACTGGAAAAGAGGCAATGGTAAAAACTGCGAAACAATGGTGATCGACTTCGGCAGCGTGCAAGTTGCGGTATTCGCCAACTCGCCCGAAAGTGAGATCAGCGATCCGGTTGTACTGGCCAAAATGTTCGAAAGTTCACTTCACCCTTGATCGTACAAAGCCAGAAACTTTGTGTGACTAATAGATGTGTTGTGATAAGCGTGGCTGATTTCGGCTACGCTTATTTTTTGTATTTCAAATCAATGGCGGGCAAAGACATCATAACAGGCTATGAAGTGAAATTAAATTGATAAAGCTCCGTTTTGGGCGGCTCCTTTAAAGAGAGGTTCTAAAAAATATCCATAAACATTTGTTCGTACGAAATATTTCCTACCTTTATCAAAAGTTGTGAAAGTGGTCTTAACCGCATTGTAATTATGGCTATCGATTTTTTAAATCCACATGATTTTCAACCTTTGGCGACAGCATTGTGCTGGACATTGATCCATTCGCTATGGCAAGGGCTGATTGTTGCAATGCTAACCGGGATAATTTTGCTCACTACCGGCAGATCGCGGCCAGCGCTCCGCTATAATTTGCTTGCGGGGCTGCTTTTGCTTTTTGTCGTAAGTAATGCTTTCACCTTTTTCATTATTTATCAAAATGAAATCAATGATTTGAATGTGACATTTGCTGCGCACAGCATTGCCAATAATAGTGAAATTGCTCTTGCACGAGATCACTTCTTAACGCAGCAATTCAGTACATCATTTGCAAACGGAGTTAGCAGATTTACAGACGATTACCAGATGCAAATTATAATGGTCTGGCTAACAATCTTTCTATTCAAATCATTAAGGACAGTTAGCGGCCTCATGCACCTGCACAGGATAAGGCACACGAAAGTGCAGGCGGTTAATGATGCCTGGAACTGGCAAATTCGCCAGGCTGCCGCCCGGATGGGTTTGTATAAAAAGATTCTTCTGCTGGAATCCGGGATTTTAAAGGTGCCGGTTTTGCAAGGATTTTGGAGACCGGTAATCATCGTCCCGCTGGGCTTTTTCACGAGTTTACCCCACGAACAGGTTGAAGCCATTCTCTTACACGAAATAGCGCATGTAAAGCGACAGGATTATCTGGTCAATCTGCTTCAAAGTCTGGCAGAAAACATTTATTTCTTCAACCCTGCTTTCCTATGGCTATCGAAATTGATTCGGTTGGAGAGGGAAAATTGCTGTGACGAGCTGGTGATCGGGGTTATGAAGGAGCGCGGAATATTGGTGCAGGCGCTTGTAGCATTCCAGGAGCTGAGATTATCCAGCAGCGGATTATCGTTTGTCGGCACCAGCAACCATCTACTGAACCGCATTAAAAGGATTATTTACAACAAGAACAAACAGCTAACGACCATGGAGACATTTTCAATAACCAGCAGCCTGATCGCCGTCGCGTTCATTTCAGCAGTTTATTTTGAACCTGTGAAAACAATTGATACAGAGCCCGTTGCAGCAATTCGGCAGCAGGCATTTACTCTTAAAAAAGCGACTCCCGGCTTAGACAAACCAAAAGTTTTGGCTCCAACCATGACAAGCAAGCGGATTATTACAAACCCGAAAAAACTTGAAAACGATTCAGCATCGAGCATTTCAGCATTACTAGCTGAGTTAAGAGCTGCTATCAAGGCCAAGGATCTGAAAAAAGCGGAGCAGATACATTATAAGGCTTATTTATTAGTCTGGCAGGAAAAAAGCGACATTCACTCCAAAAGGCTAGAAGCCAGGATGCTTGCTGATGCATTTGATAAAAGGAAGGAGCAATTATCGAAAAACATGACACTTGCTAATTTTCAAGAGCAAGTGGTGAGCACTTCTTCTGCAATTTTAGACAAACGAAATGCTGAGATTGATGAATTGCATAAAGAAATAGAAGCGCTGGCCGAAGAAAATCGCCAAAACAGAAAGGCGCAGGAAGTCCAAATGCAGGAAAACCTTATCGAGGATTTGCTGGCTGAGGGCATCATCACAACCCGTGAAAACCTTTCCTACAAGCTCCATAACATGTTTTTGATCGTTAACGGCGTTGAACAGCCTGAATCGTTGCACCAAAAATTAAAAGCCAAATATCTGGAACGCAGCTGGACGGAATGGGTCTATAACTGGGATGGGTTTACAGGGCTTCGTTTTACAGGTGTGCGCTATAATGGATAAATAAAGAGAATTTCTTTCTATATTAATTGGTCAAAATATGCCCGATCAATTATATGGACGCCTCCGCTACACTCACAGAACGCTCCTGGAAATGGGAAGAAAAAGTTGCATTTCGCTTTTTCTTCCTATTTTTTATACTCTACATTGCTCCGTGGACCTGGCCTTCCAGCATGCCTTTCACCGGGGACTTGCTGAGTTTCTTCAACGACCTGCACTGGGGCGCGGCGGATTGGCTGATTCAGCTGGTGAAAAAACATACCCTGCACATCGATATCAAAATTACGCCCAACGGCAGCGGCGATACGGTAGACGACTGGACCTGGAATGGGATCATGCTGTTCATTTCCTCTATCGGGACCGCGATCTGGTCGCTTGTGGATGCACGAAGACGGGAGTATAATGCACTTTACACGTGGCTGCAAGTGATTGTACGTTACCAGCTGGCAATGAGCATGTTTACTTACGGGTTTATCAAAATTTTCCCGATGCAGATGCCGGAACCCAGCATTAGTCAGCTTGCCACGCCGCTTGGCGAATTCACGTCAATGCGTTTTGCGTGGCTTTTCATCGGCTCCTCTCCCTCCTACGAGATATTCTCAGGCATTTGCGAAGTGCTCGGTGGATTGCTCATGCTCTCGCGGCGCACCACGGCTTTTGGTGCGATGATCCTGGTGGGTGTGATAGGGCACGTGGTGGCGCTGAATTTCTTTTTTGACATTCAGGTGAAACTTTTCAGCACGGCGCTGTTGCTCATGGCCATCTTCCTCCTGGTGCCGCATATGCAAAAGCTATGGGCATTTTTCATTCAAAATCAACCTGTTAGGTTATCCATTCCCGTAATTAACCTCACTAAAAAATGGCAACGGACAACCAGAATAGCGCTGAAAACCTTATTCATCGCTGTGTTTTGCCTGATTTCTTTTTACGGAAATATGTCGGCGTACGGGAAAGGTGGATATATGCCTCTGGACAAACCGACTGTTACCGAGGGATTTTTCGATGTGGAAGCATTTGAGGTTAACAAAAAGCCACTAACGCTTCTTGCGGACACAATCCGCTGGGATAATGTGATTTTTGAAAAATGGAATGGCGGCAGCATCAAACGTCAGCCTGCGGACAGCCCGCTGATGCGCTACGGACGGGAGTATTTTACTTACAAAGCAGACACTGCGAAAAAGACATTTGAAATGCAATACAGAGACTCAACCCGCAACTTAACATTGCATTATAAAGAACCGGACAGCTCGCGCATGCTCCTTTACGGGAAAAGCGGCAATGATTCGCTGCACATTCTTTTGCGCAAAAAGAGCCAGCCATTCCGCCTGAACGAACCTATGCACTGGGTGCATAACAGCATAAGATAAAGCGCTGATTTACTGGGCTTTCGCAAGATACTTAAAGAAGTAACTATCCCCCTTCCCCAACTGCTGACTCACAATATATCCCGGTCCGAAATCACGAAGTTCCGGCGGAAACCTGAAACTAATCTCGTAGTGCGTCGCGCTAAAAATAAGCTCTTCGGCTGCGGTTAAAGAAGCGAGGAAAAACAAGAAGCCAGCGTAATAAAGCATTGTGCTTTTAGATTTTATCAATAAAATAAATTGCTTACCTACAAAAATACTGAGGATAAATATCGAAGGCATGCAAACTTTAATAGCCCAATCATTCCAGGTGCCAAGAATAATAAATGGAATAAGAATTAAAGAAAATATAGCTGTGAAAATAAATCGCATCTCGTCAGTGCTAAAATGACTGATTTTGTAAAGTATGATTGGAAGAATAAAAATAAATTCTACCAGAATAAACAGCAGATATCTTTTCCAAAAATCACTAAAAACCAGAATAGAGAAATGTATTGGAAATGAAAAGTCATTAGATG of Dyadobacter chenhuakuii contains these proteins:
- a CDS encoding M56 family metallopeptidase, giving the protein MAIDFLNPHDFQPLATALCWTLIHSLWQGLIVAMLTGIILLTTGRSRPALRYNLLAGLLLLFVVSNAFTFFIIYQNEINDLNVTFAAHSIANNSEIALARDHFLTQQFSTSFANGVSRFTDDYQMQIIMVWLTIFLFKSLRTVSGLMHLHRIRHTKVQAVNDAWNWQIRQAAARMGLYKKILLLESGILKVPVLQGFWRPVIIVPLGFFTSLPHEQVEAILLHEIAHVKRQDYLVNLLQSLAENIYFFNPAFLWLSKLIRLERENCCDELVIGVMKERGILVQALVAFQELRLSSSGLSFVGTSNHLLNRIKRIIYNKNKQLTTMETFSITSSLIAVAFISAVYFEPVKTIDTEPVAAIRQQAFTLKKATPGLDKPKVLAPTMTSKRIITNPKKLENDSASSISALLAELRAAIKAKDLKKAEQIHYKAYLLVWQEKSDIHSKRLEARMLADAFDKRKEQLSKNMTLANFQEQVVSTSSAILDKRNAEIDELHKEIEALAEENRQNRKAQEVQMQENLIEDLLAEGIITTRENLSYKLHNMFLIVNGVEQPESLHQKLKAKYLERSWTEWVYNWDGFTGLRFTGVRYNG
- a CDS encoding response regulator, producing MNNSILLIDDDPDDHDIFEFALEMAYPKATCEHSFNCQDAVNKIKDRLFPLPDNIFLDFNMPKMELPKCLFAINEALGVNHVDIVILTGLKVSDLPNYQSFGVMKVISKPSTIELLAGEIKDVMGYKASA
- a CDS encoding serine hydrolase, whose product is MKNHLFKTVSCGLMLGAVLFSTSCKDQEILSENEKVELDGSDESAKLGVPTKFDEVAFANRIETYLENKVAGFGYSIIKDGKEFYVNNGGDGYARKKIESNFEFHGANARQEIVAATQYVTAVAVMRVLEKYNLTLGHTVHNYLPKGWVPSASFKALTFERLLAHRTGLIDYANLNDLEKTVEGPINTTVFNEKAYQFSDANYELLALILPYVHAKELAKQGDSGLLNTLNSQPTNSSVYYVATTIYGNFVRTYVFGAAGLEHADKIEWRAWSPTGPLSAEKATKGYPSRSGSEPGLLKEDNLINGGATGLYISASQFAKLQYAVKTFKVIKMESVFAMKNKLLGFDGKLNGSKGAYYWKRGNGKNCETMVIDFGSVQVAVFANSPESEISDPVVLAKMFESSLHP
- a CDS encoding hybrid sensor histidine kinase/response regulator, with translation MHKTFTLLFSLLYLFTPSFAQHKQAIFRHLTTGNGLSQNNVTCIVKDRRGFMWFGTQDGLNKFDGYKFTVYRNDPRNPQSISHNYIHTIFEDKQGRLWIGTDDGGLSRFDSEQETFTNYLHKAGDNNTVSHNKVHAIDQDKAGNLWLGTIGGGVSVFNPEKNTFQNYSNSPRVAGSLSHNVVSDITVDRKGKVWITTSGGGLNRFDAAAKKFVIYKNDPQNPASLSSNDLNEVLEDSRGRIWVASEGGGLNLLNADGKTFTIFRHNDQQPTGLSHNDVISLEEDKNHRLWVGTRNGGINVLQENNQFAHYKYDKDDASGLNNGSIYSMFCDPQGTMWVGTYSGGINVMDREPLKFGLLKTNINDPKSLNNDNVLTVIEDNEGKIWAGTDGGGVNVVNLETSQTTYFTHNPKNESSIASNYAIAICEDADGNIWVGNYKGGLSLYDKKINAFKNLNQSENPASTIYANVHVMINDESEHCLWIGTSRGLLKYDRTSGNLTQFRADANVRGSISSDMVLSLLMDSAGNLWVGTEGSGLNRYNKKTNQFTKFTSDPAQITSLSNNQVNAIYEDKNGHIWVATSGGLNLLDKKTNTFKHYQQSDGLPNNVVQAITEDDRGLLWISSNKGLSRFNPKTGEFRNFDFSDGLQQGSFNRLSLFKNKKGVIYVGGQYGLNFFHPDSIKYNAYVPPVFITDFQIFNQPIKNQEEGSPLKNHISVAKEITVSYAQSMLSFEFTALNYTLSEKNQYAYQLVGFDKDWIYSGTNRKATYTNLDPGKYVFKVKASNNDGVWNDQGTSIVLHVTPPFWKTLWFRTLAVLLAAGLIYWFYRWRIGAMKKQKDLLQKQVEERTVEVIRQKHELELQSADLQTMNSRLQNQHERELVARQEAEKANMAKSVFLATMSHEIRTPMNGVIGMALLLAQTPMNEEQTEYTDTIIKCGDSLLMVINDILDFSKIESGNMELEHISFNLRDCIEAVLDIFSSKAAVIGLDLVYQISPQVPNQIIGDSQRLRQILINLVGNAIKFTHEGEILVIVKLVKYVSDDELEISFQVQDTGIGIPADKLDRLFVAFSQVDSSHTRKYGGTGLGLVISQRLVELMGGTISVDSKPGKGTSFHFSIQAQVSHESQRQYVHFNTSENDGKAVLVVDDNETNLRIFHAQMEQWKLVPTLASSGQQALEILDSGMKFDLIITDQQMPEMDGVTLAGIIKRRFPTLPLFLLSSVGDEKRHTFKDLFAAILTKPVKHQQLGQLIQMELKNQGDSAKLVLPAVQSPLSGAFAIQYPLHILIAEDNQINEKLFVKILGKLGYSPIVTRDGAEVVAKTFTRKFDVVFMDVQMPEIDGLEATRLIRKQEIEQPYIIAMTANAMKEDREECLAAGMDDYISKPLRYDDITSSLKRAYLACISAG